The Syngnathus scovelli strain Florida chromosome 18, RoL_Ssco_1.2, whole genome shotgun sequence genome contains a region encoding:
- the fam168b gene encoding myelin-associated neurite-outgrowth inhibitor, whose translation MNPVYSPAPTGVPFTNSKGIGYPAGFPVGYATAAPAYTPNVYQGANPAFSSGYAPGATFKVSCSPNTGTVPPYSSSPNPYPAAVYPVRSTYPQHNPYAQALIPSQQQGTYFTQPLYAAPPHVIHHTTVVQPNGMPAAMYAPSIPPPRNNGVAMGMVAGTTMAMSAGTLLSTPSPAPAALAPHPVTMPTYRPAGTHSYSYVPPQW comes from the exons ATGAATCCAGTGTACAGCCCTGCACCAACAGGGGTCCCCTTCACCAACTCTAAGGGTATAGGCTATCCAG CTGGCTTCCCTGTCGGCTATGCAACAGCAGCCCCAGCATACACTCCGAATGTCTACCAAGGAGCAAATCCAGCCTTCTCGAGCG GTTATGCCCCTGGTGCTACATTTAAAGTGTCCTGTTCCCCCAACACTGGGACGGTCCCACCATACTCATCCTCCCCCAACCCCTATCCAGCTGCTGTATACCCAGTCAGGAGCACCTACCCCCAACATAACCCTTATGCACAG GCACTGATACCTTCACAACAACAAGGGACTTACTTCACACAGCCACTGTACGCAGCACCTCCCCACGTGATCCATCACACAACGGTGGTCCAACCTAACGGGATGCCTGCCGCCATGTACGccccatccatccctccccctCGCAACAACGGGGTTGCCATGGGCATGGTGGCCGGCACCACTATGGCCATGTCAGCTG GAACTTTGCTGTCGACTCCGTCACCGGCGCCTGCCGCTCTCGCCCCGCACCCCGTCACCATGCCCACATATCGGCCCGCCGGCACGCACAGCTACAGCTATGTGCCCCCTCAGTGG